A single Cucumis melo cultivar AY chromosome 4, USDA_Cmelo_AY_1.0, whole genome shotgun sequence DNA region contains:
- the LOC127149058 gene encoding uncharacterized protein LOC127149058, which produces METVPDNSIPGLSDSVAKIREDVKSGVENLTEECVSTMAAVTRLLMKLLPKALNCLPDAPQNQLHSLCFLISSSLNSAMEVRRYSTFYNAKPDEAGDGVCTRAWRFFLSYFTIDVLSILPLPQE; this is translated from the exons ATGGAGACCGTTCCGGATAATTCCATCCCTGGGTTGTCTGATTCTGTTGCTAAG ATTAGAGAAGATGTAAAATCTGGTGTAGAAAATTTAACAGAGGAGTGTGTATCCACAATGGCAGCCGTTACTCGGCTTCTAATGAAG CTACTGCCAAAAGCTTTAAATTGCCTTCCGGATGCACCTCAAAATCAGCTTCATTCTTTGTGTTTTCTAATTTCTAGCTCACTCAATTCAGCCATGGAAGTACGGAG ATATTCCACATTTTATAATGCAAAACCTGATGAAGCCGGTGATGGTGTTTGCACAAGAGCTTGGAGATTCTTTTTATCTTACTTCACAATTGACGTTCTTTCAATTCTTCCACTCCCCCAG gaaTAA